A window of the Acidobacteriota bacterium genome harbors these coding sequences:
- a CDS encoding methyltransferase domain-containing protein, whose protein sequence is VVTPIDRARYDAQTPGTGCLLQGERDVSPSTLRVASLIALLVGLGVDAAAQQAATPHEMHGRHRDPKAYIASLENPARDAYQKPAEVVEALGLRPGQVVADIGAGSGYFAIRLAEPVGEAGRVLAVDVDARLLEHLEGRVREASLGNVETILAPPDDPRLPEAGVDLIFFCNVWHHIDDQDGYLAKLRQALKPGGRLVMIDFHKRDLPVGPGVAMKIAREDLLAQLEGAGWRLVREHDFLPYQYFIEFQPGTASGPEPEGAPRS, encoded by the coding sequence GTCGTCACACCCATCGACCGCGCGCGCTATGATGCCCAGACGCCAGGGACAGGATGTCTTCTTCAGGGAGAACGTGACGTGAGCCCATCGACGCTGCGCGTGGCCAGCCTGATTGCCCTTCTCGTGGGACTTGGCGTCGACGCCGCCGCCCAGCAGGCGGCGACGCCCCACGAGATGCACGGTCGTCACCGCGACCCGAAGGCGTACATCGCCTCGCTCGAGAATCCCGCGCGTGACGCCTACCAGAAGCCTGCCGAGGTCGTCGAGGCCCTCGGCCTCAGGCCGGGACAAGTCGTGGCCGACATCGGTGCCGGCTCGGGGTACTTCGCGATTCGACTCGCCGAACCGGTGGGCGAGGCCGGCCGCGTGCTCGCCGTCGACGTGGATGCCCGACTGCTCGAGCACCTCGAAGGGCGGGTGCGCGAGGCCTCACTCGGCAACGTCGAGACCATCCTCGCGCCACCAGACGACCCGCGTCTGCCAGAGGCGGGCGTCGACCTGATCTTCTTCTGCAACGTGTGGCACCACATCGACGATCAGGACGGCTATCTCGCCAAGCTGCGACAGGCCCTCAAGCCCGGCGGCCGTCTCGTCATGATCGACTTCCACAAACGCGACCTGCCTGTCGGGCCCGGCGTGGCGATGAAGATCGCGCGCGAGGATCTCCTCGCGCAACTCGAGGGCGCCGGCTGGCGTCTCGTCCGCGAGCACGACTTCCTGCCCTACCAGTACTTCATCGAGTTCCAGCCCGGCACGGCCTCGGGACCCGAGCCGGAGGGCGCCCCACGGTCGTGA
- a CDS encoding polysaccharide deacetylase family protein, whose translation MPAGDGRTSAGVHPVVATAVVVVVLLLFVGVGSMLAPTSTDPPQRRAVALTFDDLPWVTPGGRPLGDAPRRLSALLGALATVDAPAVGFVNEGQLDRAGERAARLRMVQIWAGAGHELGNHTYSHRSLSATPLDEFTADVLRGAAEIRAIAERYGGEVRYFRHPFTHTGPTREIRDAFDAFLSAHGYVVAPFTVENADYLYNAAYVRALEREDEALAGRLRDLYLEHTTRMFLFFERLSVETFGREIPQVLLLHANHLNADTLPDLLGRLGQRGYRFIPIEAALADAAYGTPDEYVGRFGPSWLHRWRVGRGLPSKLADEPEPPAWLADLAE comes from the coding sequence GTGCCAGCCGGTGACGGCCGGACGTCGGCCGGTGTTCATCCCGTCGTGGCGACCGCCGTGGTGGTCGTCGTCTTGCTCCTGTTCGTCGGTGTGGGCTCCATGCTCGCCCCCACCTCCACCGATCCGCCCCAGCGCCGCGCGGTGGCCCTGACCTTCGACGACCTGCCGTGGGTGACGCCCGGCGGCCGGCCGCTCGGAGACGCGCCAAGGCGCCTCTCGGCGCTGCTGGGCGCCCTGGCCACTGTCGACGCCCCGGCGGTGGGCTTCGTCAACGAGGGTCAGCTCGACCGTGCGGGCGAGCGGGCGGCCAGGCTGAGGATGGTCCAGATCTGGGCCGGTGCCGGTCACGAGCTCGGCAACCACACGTATTCGCACCGATCGCTCAGTGCCACCCCGCTCGACGAGTTCACGGCGGACGTGCTGCGCGGGGCTGCGGAGATCCGCGCGATCGCCGAGCGGTACGGCGGCGAGGTTCGCTACTTCCGCCATCCCTTCACGCACACGGGTCCGACGCGCGAGATCCGCGACGCTTTCGACGCGTTCCTCTCGGCCCACGGCTACGTCGTTGCCCCCTTCACGGTGGAGAACGCCGACTACCTGTACAACGCGGCGTACGTGCGGGCCCTCGAGCGAGAAGACGAAGCGCTGGCGGGCCGTCTGCGCGACCTGTACCTCGAGCACACGACCCGCATGTTCCTGTTCTTCGAGCGCCTGTCGGTCGAGACCTTCGGCCGGGAGATTCCCCAGGTGCTCCTCCTGCACGCCAATCACCTGAACGCCGACACGCTGCCGGATCTGCTCGGGCGCCTCGGGCAGCGCGGCTACCGGTTCATCCCGATCGAGGCCGCGCTCGCCGACGCGGCCTATGGGACGCCAGACGAGTACGTCGGACGATTCGGTCCGTCGTGGCTTCACCGCTGGCGCGTCGGCCGGGGCCTGCCCTCGAAGCTCGCCGACGAACCCGAGCCTCCGGCCTGGCTCGCCGATCTCGCGGAATAG
- a CDS encoding DoxX family protein: MTAPTCPACGDAVEPGERFCGTCGAGLVDEARLVPGPSIEPPAAPRSRLAGATPAPSAAAEPIGQQQDVSASPRMAEQVPARVATVQSGEDRVAAVERRPRDVGLAMIRLALGLAWAYPRNPLFHGADGQLPGTEGFAWSNLAPVEFWAGTAVRLFDMPFLGVVAAVQLVTGVLIVVGVWFRTVCAIAALTWLVIVGYVVVQGSSFEMQLAYALTALAFAGLGWAGPGRWRAGGRAR, encoded by the coding sequence ATGACTGCGCCCACGTGTCCGGCCTGTGGCGACGCGGTCGAACCGGGAGAACGCTTCTGCGGCACCTGCGGTGCTGGTCTTGTCGACGAGGCGCGGCTGGTGCCCGGTCCTTCCATCGAGCCCCCTGCGGCGCCGCGCTCCCGCCTTGCGGGAGCGACGCCCGCGCCGTCAGCGGCAGCCGAGCCCATCGGTCAGCAGCAGGACGTGTCGGCCAGCCCTCGGATGGCCGAGCAGGTGCCCGCACGGGTCGCCACCGTTCAGTCCGGCGAGGACCGGGTGGCGGCCGTCGAGCGGCGTCCCCGAGACGTCGGGCTGGCGATGATCCGTCTCGCGCTCGGGCTGGCGTGGGCCTATCCGCGGAACCCCCTGTTTCACGGGGCCGATGGGCAGCTTCCGGGCACAGAGGGGTTCGCCTGGTCCAATCTCGCTCCAGTCGAGTTCTGGGCCGGCACGGCGGTGAGGCTGTTCGACATGCCCTTCCTCGGTGTCGTGGCGGCGGTGCAATTGGTGACCGGAGTGCTCATCGTCGTCGGCGTGTGGTTCCGGACCGTCTGTGCCATCGCAGCGCTCACGTGGCTCGTCATCGTCGGATACGTGGTCGTCCAGGGCTCATCCTTCGAGATGCAGCTCGCCTACGCGTTGACGGCGCTGGCTTTTGCCGGATTGGGGTGGGCCGGGCCCGGGCGATGGAGAGCCGGCGGGCGGGCCCGCTGA